A window of the Cystobacter fuscus genome harbors these coding sequences:
- a CDS encoding ATP-binding protein, giving the protein MRLRSLFLIGAVLLALMSLGSAAGLFWMSLQLQSQTTSLSESIERVHSAERLAHTLSMLQVVQEFASIKASDKGPHVSVDEARRRVSEQLEQVEQYTDTVQEKALIANARSQVEAYLHAPAQTRLSRLIGAVDAAEAVSSSSIERALAVRDEAARVSDATRFIGGLFAMGCVMVVTLVLVATRTRLYLPLLSIRQALAAFKSGRRVSRLAQVGVLELRELATEFNDMAETLVSQDARHVQFLAGVAHDLRTPLNTLKLSAQVLLRAPEPPSPEKLRGALVRISTQLDRLDRMVGDLLEQTRIEAGNLELRLEEGDLREFVTDVVELHRPSSQQHRIELTVPDMPVVVRGDPTRLTQVLTNLLNNAIKYSPRGGCVRVLLAQSQEEVMLSVSDEGVGVPPGEYERIFEPFRRSSGSSAEIPGVGLGLSVSRRIVRAHGGDIEVESQVGAGSTFRVRLPLRSPRA; this is encoded by the coding sequence ATGCGGCTGCGGAGCCTCTTCCTCATCGGCGCGGTGCTCCTGGCGCTCATGAGTCTTGGTTCCGCGGCTGGCCTGTTCTGGATGAGCCTCCAACTCCAGTCGCAGACCACGAGCCTGAGCGAATCCATTGAAAGGGTGCACTCCGCCGAACGGCTGGCACACACCCTCTCCATGCTCCAGGTGGTCCAGGAGTTCGCGAGCATCAAGGCCTCGGACAAGGGGCCGCACGTCAGCGTGGACGAGGCGCGCCGCCGGGTGTCGGAGCAGTTGGAACAGGTCGAGCAGTACACGGACACCGTCCAGGAAAAGGCGTTGATCGCGAATGCCCGCAGCCAGGTCGAGGCCTACCTTCACGCTCCAGCCCAGACACGGCTGTCCAGGTTGATCGGTGCCGTCGACGCGGCCGAGGCCGTGTCCTCGTCGAGCATCGAGCGGGCCCTCGCCGTCCGCGATGAGGCGGCACGGGTGAGTGATGCGACGAGGTTCATCGGAGGACTGTTCGCGATGGGGTGCGTGATGGTGGTCACGCTCGTCCTCGTCGCCACCCGCACGCGCCTCTATCTGCCGCTCCTGTCGATTCGCCAGGCGCTGGCCGCCTTCAAGTCCGGACGGCGGGTGTCGCGATTGGCGCAGGTGGGTGTCCTCGAACTCCGCGAACTGGCCACCGAGTTCAACGACATGGCCGAGACCCTGGTCAGCCAGGACGCGCGGCATGTCCAGTTCCTGGCGGGAGTGGCCCACGATCTGCGCACCCCGCTCAATACCCTCAAGCTGTCGGCCCAGGTGCTCCTCCGGGCACCGGAGCCGCCCTCGCCCGAGAAGCTCCGGGGCGCACTGGTGCGGATCTCCACACAGCTTGATCGGCTCGATCGCATGGTGGGAGATCTCCTGGAGCAGACCCGGATCGAGGCCGGCAACCTCGAACTCCGTCTGGAGGAGGGCGATCTGCGCGAGTTCGTGACGGATGTGGTCGAACTCCATCGGCCCTCGAGCCAGCAGCATCGGATCGAACTCACCGTGCCCGACATGCCCGTCGTGGTGCGGGGGGATCCGACGCGGCTCACCCAGGTGCTCACCAATCTCTTGAACAATGCCATCAAGTACTCGCCTCGGGGAGGCTGTGTGCGGGTGCTGCTCGCCCAGTCCCAGGAGGAGGTGATGCTCTCCGTCTCCGACGAGGGCGTGGGTGTCCCTCCCGGCGAATACGAGCGCATCTTCGAGCCCTTCAGACGGAGCAGCGGCTCGAGCGCGGAGATTCCCGGCGTCGGACTGGGGCTCTCCGTCTCCCGCCGCATCGTGCGGGCCCACGGCGGAGACATCGAGGTGGAGAGTCAGGTGGGCGCCGGCTCGACCTTCCGGGTCCGGCTCCCGCTGCGGAGTCCCCGCGCGTAG
- a CDS encoding SMI1/KNR4 family protein encodes MHEWLEGLQKSAVRTSAGVGQEDVQRAETEYGVPFPEELATLFRAFNGGEFQGEVTLFALHGPEGSPSVLEKTRLMVEGLPAAGLWRIGLKGAHRHLFTARKSALQEQAESPLPGWVEPLSGDDWVYGTWDTEARELRLYRSLQAMLEVLVPPEEKEVEEFGDRTYARALSAVQGALSGLSVEYEEGESPKAQAEEEAGEQEEAEEEEEEAAAEEGEEEEAVEEEAEPIGADESDEELQQPVVAAARRRMGKIRKEGPQERSAPVTPLREVEPKAPSRPSARREATRPAKADTAAPARTSAAKKAAETKAPVSKAPAKKTAGKKAPAKKAAAKKAPASKAPAKKAAAKKAPASKASAKKAAAKKAPAKKTAAKKSAGTKTAAKKAPAKKAPAKKTAGKKAPAKKAAAKKAPAKKSPARRGRR; translated from the coding sequence ATGCACGAGTGGCTGGAGGGACTTCAGAAGTCGGCGGTACGGACGTCGGCGGGAGTGGGGCAGGAGGACGTCCAGCGGGCCGAGACCGAGTACGGGGTTCCCTTCCCCGAGGAACTCGCCACGCTGTTCCGCGCGTTCAACGGAGGAGAGTTCCAGGGGGAAGTCACCCTCTTCGCGCTGCATGGTCCCGAGGGCTCGCCGAGCGTGCTGGAGAAGACGCGGCTGATGGTGGAGGGGCTGCCGGCCGCGGGGCTCTGGCGCATCGGCCTCAAGGGCGCTCACCGTCATCTGTTCACCGCACGTAAGTCGGCGCTGCAGGAGCAGGCCGAGAGCCCCCTGCCGGGCTGGGTGGAGCCGCTGTCGGGTGACGACTGGGTCTACGGCACCTGGGACACGGAGGCGCGCGAGCTGCGGCTGTACCGCTCGCTCCAGGCCATGCTCGAGGTGCTCGTTCCTCCGGAGGAGAAGGAGGTGGAGGAGTTCGGCGACCGGACCTACGCCCGTGCGCTCTCCGCGGTGCAGGGCGCCTTGAGTGGCCTCTCGGTGGAGTACGAGGAGGGCGAGTCACCCAAGGCCCAGGCCGAGGAGGAAGCGGGCGAGCAGGAGGAGGCCGAGGAGGAGGAGGAAGAAGCCGCGGCCGAGGAAGGCGAGGAGGAGGAGGCCGTCGAGGAGGAGGCCGAGCCCATTGGCGCGGACGAGTCCGACGAGGAGTTGCAGCAGCCCGTGGTGGCCGCCGCCAGGCGTCGCATGGGGAAGATCCGGAAGGAGGGTCCCCAGGAACGCTCCGCGCCCGTGACGCCTCTGCGCGAGGTGGAGCCGAAGGCGCCGTCCAGGCCGAGCGCCAGGCGCGAAGCGACGCGTCCCGCGAAGGCGGACACCGCGGCTCCGGCCCGGACGTCGGCCGCGAAGAAGGCAGCCGAGACCAAGGCTCCGGTGAGCAAGGCTCCGGCGAAGAAGACGGCTGGGAAGAAGGCCCCGGCGAAGAAGGCCGCCGCGAAGAAGGCCCCGGCGAGCAAGGCTCCGGCGAAGAAGGCCGCCGCGAAGAAGGCCCCGGCGAGCAAGGCTTCGGCGAAGAAGGCCGCCGCGAAGAAGGCTCCGGCGAAGAAGACCGCCGCGAAGAAGTCGGCTGGGACGAAGACCGCCGCGAAGAAGGCTCCGGCGAAGAAGGCTCCGGCGAAGAAGACGGCTGGGAAGAAGGCCCCGGCGAAGAAGGCCGCCGCGAAGAAGGCCCCGGCGAAGAAGTCCCCGGCCAGACGCGGCCGGCGCTGA
- the atpD gene encoding F0F1 ATP synthase subunit beta — translation MSAQVPTVGKVTQVLGPVVDVEFPPGGLPEVFTALKLTNPNISAEQNNLTLEVAQHLGENTVRCISMDSTEGLGRGQPVTNTGSPIQAPVGKATLGRILNVTGEPVDEKGPVAAKESWSIHRAPPPFTEQDVRVQMFETGIKVIDLLAPYTRGGKIGLFGGAGVGKTVLLQELIRNVAVERGGFSVFAGVGERTREGNDLYHEMQESNVIKVDNLEESQVVLVYGQMNEPPGARARVALTALTIAEYFRDVEGRDVLLFVDNIFRFTQAGSEVSALLGRIPSAVGYQPTLATEMGSLQERITSTTKGSVTSVQAIYVPADDLTDPAPATTFAHLDATTVLNRAISELGIYPAVDPLDSTSRILSPDVVGQEHYAVARRVQGILQRYKELQDIIAILGMDELSEDDKMLVARARKIQKFLSQPFHVAEVFTGAKGKYVKLQDTIQGFKEIAEGKHDDLPESSFYMVGGIDEAVEKARKLAAS, via the coding sequence ATGAGCGCTCAAGTTCCTACGGTAGGCAAGGTGACCCAGGTCCTCGGTCCTGTGGTCGACGTGGAGTTCCCGCCCGGTGGGCTTCCCGAGGTGTTCACCGCCCTCAAGCTGACCAACCCCAACATCAGCGCCGAGCAGAACAACCTCACGCTCGAGGTCGCCCAGCACCTGGGTGAGAACACCGTGCGCTGCATCTCCATGGACTCCACCGAGGGTCTGGGCCGCGGCCAGCCCGTCACCAACACGGGCTCGCCCATCCAGGCGCCCGTGGGCAAGGCCACGCTGGGCCGCATCCTGAACGTCACCGGCGAGCCGGTGGACGAGAAGGGCCCCGTCGCCGCCAAGGAGAGCTGGTCCATCCACCGCGCGCCGCCGCCGTTCACCGAGCAGGACGTGCGCGTGCAGATGTTCGAGACGGGCATCAAGGTCATCGACCTGCTCGCCCCCTACACCCGCGGCGGGAAGATCGGCCTGTTCGGCGGCGCCGGCGTGGGCAAGACGGTGCTCCTGCAGGAACTCATCCGCAACGTGGCGGTGGAGCGCGGCGGCTTCTCCGTGTTCGCCGGCGTGGGCGAGCGCACCCGCGAGGGCAACGACCTGTATCACGAGATGCAGGAGAGCAACGTCATCAAGGTCGACAACCTGGAGGAGAGCCAGGTGGTGCTGGTGTACGGCCAGATGAACGAGCCGCCCGGCGCCCGCGCCCGCGTGGCCCTCACCGCGCTCACCATCGCGGAGTACTTCCGCGACGTGGAGGGCCGTGACGTGCTGCTCTTCGTGGACAACATCTTCCGCTTCACCCAGGCGGGCTCCGAGGTGTCGGCGCTCCTCGGCCGCATCCCGAGCGCGGTGGGTTACCAGCCCACGCTGGCCACGGAGATGGGCAGTCTGCAGGAGCGCATCACCTCCACCACCAAGGGCTCCGTTACCTCCGTGCAGGCCATCTACGTGCCCGCCGACGACCTGACGGACCCGGCGCCGGCCACGACGTTCGCCCACCTGGACGCCACCACGGTGCTCAACCGCGCCATCTCCGAGCTGGGCATCTACCCCGCGGTGGACCCGCTCGACTCGACCAGCCGCATCCTGTCGCCGGACGTCGTGGGCCAGGAGCACTACGCCGTGGCCCGCCGCGTCCAGGGCATCCTCCAGCGCTACAAGGAGCTGCAGGACATCATCGCCATCCTCGGCATGGACGAGCTGTCCGAGGACGACAAGATGCTCGTGGCGCGCGCGCGGAAGATCCAGAAATTCCTGTCGCAGCCCTTCCACGTGGCGGAGGTCTTCACCGGCGCCAAGGGCAAGTACGTGAAGCTCCAGGACACCATCCAGGGCTTCAAGGAGATCGCCGAGGGCAAGCACGACGACCTGCCCGAGTCCTCCTTCTACATGGTGGGCGGCATCGACGAGGCGGTCGAGAAGGCGCGCAAGCTCGCGGCGAGCTGA
- a CDS encoding AI-2E family transporter produces the protein MTWRPRSHSQVTPRTVWTVGLHSLAMLAALWLLVRSWTVLSWALVAIFLALAAHPLVSALEKRGLSRGLAVMGVGLLGLGLLSALVMTLVPMLIEQGRALAQAAPDFIARLRHHPWVERMDERYDLISQAAQELRGHISMAPGPLLGVVTDVLRHVLAGVTIFVLTIFFLLFGSDLFNTALQWVEPSRREHYWRLGRRMNQAVGGYVAGSFLVALIGGVFTSVMTLLLGVPYFLPLGLAMAVLGLVPFVGSFLGGLLVAGTTAASVGGRQGLIALGLFLVYQQVEGNLLQPLVQRQTLKMNPLIITLVMLVGTGLAGLIGALLSLPIAGAIQVWLQDRLARLNEQWRHQREEDGKSRLILPTSPPEPREAPRPEPAPMNH, from the coding sequence ATGACCTGGCGCCCCCGTTCCCACTCGCAGGTGACACCTCGCACGGTGTGGACGGTGGGCCTGCACTCCCTGGCGATGCTCGCCGCGTTGTGGCTGCTGGTCAGGAGCTGGACCGTGCTGTCCTGGGCCCTGGTGGCGATCTTCCTCGCGCTGGCGGCCCACCCGCTGGTGAGCGCGCTGGAGAAGAGAGGGTTGAGCCGGGGCCTGGCGGTGATGGGGGTGGGCCTGCTCGGGCTCGGCCTGCTGTCGGCGCTGGTGATGACGCTGGTGCCCATGCTCATCGAACAGGGACGGGCCCTGGCGCAAGCGGCACCGGACTTCATCGCCCGGCTGCGCCACCACCCCTGGGTCGAGCGGATGGATGAGCGCTACGATCTCATCTCCCAGGCGGCCCAGGAGCTTCGCGGCCATATCTCGATGGCCCCGGGGCCGCTGCTCGGCGTGGTGACGGACGTGCTGCGCCACGTGCTCGCCGGGGTGACGATCTTCGTCCTGACCATCTTCTTCCTGCTGTTCGGCTCCGACCTGTTCAACACCGCGCTCCAGTGGGTGGAGCCCTCCCGGCGTGAGCACTACTGGCGCCTGGGACGGCGGATGAACCAGGCGGTGGGCGGCTATGTGGCCGGCTCGTTCCTCGTGGCCCTCATCGGAGGCGTCTTCACGTCGGTGATGACCCTGCTGCTCGGTGTGCCCTACTTCCTGCCCCTGGGCCTGGCCATGGCGGTGCTGGGACTCGTCCCGTTCGTGGGCTCCTTCCTGGGAGGACTGTTGGTGGCCGGGACCACGGCCGCCTCGGTGGGAGGGCGCCAGGGACTCATCGCCCTGGGCCTCTTCCTCGTCTACCAGCAGGTGGAGGGCAACCTGCTCCAGCCGCTCGTCCAGCGCCAGACGCTCAAGATGAACCCCCTCATCATCACCCTGGTGATGTTGGTGGGCACGGGCCTGGCGGGACTCATCGGAGCCCTGTTGAGTCTGCCCATCGCGGGCGCGATCCAGGTGTGGTTGCAGGACCGGCTGGCGCGGCTCAACGAGCAGTGGCGCCACCAGCGGGAGGAGGACGGCAAGAGCCGCCTCATCCTCCCCACCTCTCCGCCAGAGCCCCGTGAAGCCCCCCGTCCAGAGCCGGCCCCCATGAACCACTAG
- a CDS encoding M3 family metallopeptidase, translated as MNPRPAVVLKFAACGLAAVLVSVGCAHSPSWKSASTPPTSALVAPPEGSRPLAGSLEDFTRACSTGLDRARERITHLKTLSPSREGPAVLEAYDEAMAALGGCTSLAGLAREVHPQAAFRDAARESEQRADALQVSIAQDRAVYDALSAVDLTQADAATRYWMERTLLDFRRAGVDRDDPTRERVKALNEAILKLGQTFNQNIAEDVRRVELEPGELAGLPEDFVRAHPPGANGRVVLTTNYPDYFPFMTYARDARAREKLWRVYHQRAFPQNEQVLAQLIARRHELATLLGYASWAAYVTETKMTRTPQAAADFLARVEGASKARAQEEAQRLLARKRRDEPAAPRVEPWDQDYYEDQLRTERFGFDSQALRPYLEYARVKKGVMDITSRMWGISFEPVKDAAVWHADVEAYDVTDHGERLGRIFLDMHPREDKYKHAAQFDVVTGQAGKRLPEGALVCNFPRPGELMTPDEVETFFHEFGHLLHHVFAGRQKWKGISGISTEWDFVETPSMLLQQWASQPAILQEFARHHQTGEPIPTALVEKLRAARESGKGLWTRRQLFLSAVSLEYYSLPPGFAPTQEFARLQEQYSPFRHEYREGTHFELAFGHLEGYSAAYYTYLWSLVIAKDLETEFQKQGYLDPATTMKYRRTVLEPGGSKPAAELVKDFLGRPYGFDAYRAYLDAS; from the coding sequence ATGAATCCCAGGCCAGCGGTTGTCCTCAAATTCGCGGCATGCGGCCTCGCGGCCGTGCTCGTTTCGGTGGGATGCGCCCACTCCCCCTCGTGGAAGTCCGCGTCCACGCCCCCCACCTCCGCTCTCGTGGCCCCGCCCGAGGGCTCCCGGCCCCTGGCCGGCTCGCTCGAGGACTTCACCCGGGCATGTTCCACCGGGCTCGACCGGGCGCGCGAGCGGATCACCCACCTCAAGACGCTCTCGCCCTCGCGCGAGGGCCCCGCGGTGCTCGAGGCGTATGACGAGGCCATGGCGGCACTCGGGGGCTGCACCAGCCTGGCCGGGCTCGCGCGCGAGGTCCATCCCCAGGCGGCCTTCCGCGACGCCGCGAGAGAAAGCGAGCAGCGGGCCGATGCCCTCCAGGTCTCCATCGCCCAGGACCGGGCCGTATACGACGCGCTGAGCGCGGTGGACCTCACCCAGGCGGATGCCGCCACGCGCTACTGGATGGAGCGCACGCTGCTCGACTTCCGCCGCGCCGGCGTGGACCGAGACGACCCCACGCGCGAGCGGGTGAAGGCGCTCAACGAGGCCATCCTCAAGCTCGGCCAGACGTTCAACCAGAACATCGCCGAGGACGTGCGCCGGGTGGAGCTGGAGCCGGGAGAGCTGGCGGGCCTGCCCGAGGACTTCGTGCGCGCCCACCCACCGGGAGCCAACGGTCGCGTGGTGCTCACCACCAACTACCCGGACTACTTCCCCTTCATGACGTACGCGCGCGATGCCCGGGCGCGCGAGAAGCTCTGGCGCGTCTACCACCAGCGCGCCTTCCCCCAGAACGAGCAGGTGCTCGCCCAGCTCATCGCCCGGCGTCACGAGCTGGCCACGCTGCTCGGCTACGCCTCCTGGGCCGCCTACGTCACCGAGACCAAGATGACGCGCACCCCCCAGGCGGCGGCGGACTTCCTCGCCCGGGTGGAGGGCGCGTCCAAGGCGCGTGCCCAGGAGGAAGCGCAGCGGCTGCTCGCGCGCAAGCGGCGGGATGAACCGGCGGCTCCCCGCGTGGAGCCCTGGGATCAGGACTACTACGAGGACCAGCTTCGCACGGAGCGCTTCGGCTTCGACTCACAAGCCCTGCGGCCCTACCTCGAGTACGCGCGCGTGAAGAAGGGGGTGATGGACATCACCTCGCGCATGTGGGGCATCTCCTTCGAGCCCGTGAAGGACGCCGCCGTGTGGCATGCCGACGTGGAAGCCTATGACGTCACCGACCACGGCGAGCGGCTCGGGCGCATCTTCCTCGACATGCACCCGCGCGAGGACAAATACAAACACGCCGCCCAGTTCGACGTCGTCACGGGCCAGGCCGGCAAGCGCCTTCCGGAGGGCGCGCTCGTGTGCAACTTCCCGCGCCCCGGCGAGCTGATGACCCCGGACGAGGTGGAGACCTTCTTCCACGAGTTCGGCCACCTGCTGCACCACGTCTTCGCGGGCCGACAGAAGTGGAAGGGCATCAGCGGCATCTCCACCGAGTGGGACTTCGTGGAGACGCCCTCCATGCTGTTGCAGCAGTGGGCCAGCCAGCCCGCCATCCTCCAGGAGTTCGCCCGTCATCACCAGACGGGAGAGCCCATCCCCACCGCGCTCGTGGAGAAGCTGCGCGCGGCCCGGGAGTCCGGCAAGGGCTTGTGGACGCGCCGGCAGCTCTTCCTGTCCGCGGTGTCCCTCGAGTACTACTCGCTGCCGCCGGGCTTCGCTCCCACCCAGGAGTTCGCGCGGCTGCAGGAGCAATACAGCCCCTTCCGCCACGAGTACCGCGAGGGAACGCACTTCGAACTGGCCTTCGGTCACCTGGAAGGCTACTCGGCCGCGTACTACACGTATCTCTGGTCACTCGTCATCGCCAAGGACCTGGAGACCGAGTTCCAGAAGCAGGGCTACCTCGACCCGGCCACCACGATGAAGTACCGCCGCACGGTGCTCGAGCCCGGTGGCTCCAAGCCCGCCGCGGAGTTGGTGAAAGACTTCCTCGGACGGCCCTACGGCTTCGACGCCTATCGCGCATATCTCGATGCGTCATGA
- a CDS encoding SanA/YdcF family protein, whose product MRRARRWLRALLVLGLSAALGVAAASLYVEHRYVDRIVPQAQAPHAPVALVYGAGLAPGGVPSPVLAQRLDAALALYHGGKVGALLLSGDNSDRFHDETHAMARYVRDRGVPASAVQEDTAGLSTYDSSVRARSIFGVRRALLVTQRFHLTRALYIANSVGIDAWGVAADESSPRTRRYALRETLSRVLALGMVWAEASPRYPSGQAPTPSR is encoded by the coding sequence ATGCGCCGGGCACGCCGGTGGCTGAGGGCGTTGCTCGTGCTGGGGCTGAGTGCCGCCCTGGGCGTGGCGGCCGCCTCGCTGTACGTGGAACACCGGTACGTGGACCGCATCGTCCCCCAGGCGCAGGCCCCCCATGCCCCGGTGGCGCTCGTCTACGGGGCGGGGCTCGCGCCCGGCGGCGTCCCCTCCCCCGTGCTCGCCCAGCGGCTGGACGCCGCCCTGGCCCTCTACCATGGGGGCAAGGTGGGAGCGCTGCTGCTCAGTGGGGACAACTCGGACCGCTTCCATGACGAGACGCACGCCATGGCCCGGTACGTGCGCGACCGGGGCGTGCCGGCCTCCGCCGTCCAGGAGGACACCGCGGGCCTGTCCACCTACGACAGCTCCGTGCGGGCCCGGAGCATCTTCGGCGTGCGGCGGGCGCTGCTCGTCACCCAACGCTTCCACCTGACCCGGGCGCTCTACATCGCCAACTCGGTGGGCATCGACGCCTGGGGCGTGGCGGCGGACGAGAGCAGCCCCCGGACGCGCCGCTATGCCCTGCGCGAGACGCTCTCGCGGGTACTGGCGCTCGGCATGGTGTGGGCGGAAGCGTCCCCCCGCTACCCCTCCGGACAGGCGCCGACGCCCTCGCGCTGA
- a CDS encoding F0F1 ATP synthase subunit epsilon codes for MAKLTVEIVTPEKRILSVQADEAIVPGAKGLFGVRPGHTPFLSLMDAGTLTLKGEGGHTDTYFVAGGFVEVTNDKVLVLADVAEPVSGIDVEGARRRLGESMERLRGLSSDDARFAVEQAAVRRETARIAASAR; via the coding sequence ATGGCCAAGCTGACGGTCGAGATCGTGACCCCCGAGAAGCGCATCCTGTCGGTGCAGGCGGACGAGGCGATCGTCCCGGGCGCCAAGGGCCTGTTCGGCGTGAGGCCGGGCCACACCCCCTTCCTGTCCCTCATGGACGCGGGCACGCTCACGCTCAAGGGCGAGGGCGGCCACACCGACACCTACTTCGTGGCCGGTGGCTTCGTCGAGGTCACCAACGACAAGGTGCTCGTGCTCGCGGACGTGGCCGAGCCCGTCTCGGGCATCGACGTGGAGGGCGCGCGCCGGCGCCTGGGCGAGTCGATGGAGCGCCTGCGGGGCCTGTCCTCGGATGACGCGCGCTTCGCCGTCGAGCAGGCCGCCGTGCGCCGCGAGACGGCCCGCATCGCGGCCTCCGCCCGCTGA
- a CDS encoding terpene synthase family protein, whose amino-acid sequence MQQRTRKSAPGAALLEEPPRVEGPSLSLLRIPAALPCEPSLHAAAMERGTRGRVLALELLRHEPAQVRRFDASQFGLLTAHVYPRGTWERLELCNDWHVWLFLFDDEVDELAEVGQRPAYLKAYVDACLEVWRGGALRAQATPLERFSWELRQRMSRLASELWMERFVRDVEDYLHRGALPAARHWTEGTVPDLESYIEQRALDSAVYTAEDLVEFAEPGQELPEELFRLPLVQRLRLLCTRVVALTNDLFSFEKEVLWHRNPNNFVHVLRVSRGLELREAISTAIDIINADTDAFIACEELLQASRLADPRLLGYVEGLKAWIRGNVHWSLVTGRYSSPTSPFPELRRQASP is encoded by the coding sequence ATGCAACAACGCACCCGCAAGTCCGCTCCTGGCGCGGCGCTCCTCGAGGAGCCTCCGCGTGTGGAGGGGCCGAGTTTGTCGCTGCTGCGTATTCCCGCGGCGTTGCCGTGCGAGCCGAGCCTGCACGCGGCGGCGATGGAGCGTGGCACACGGGGGCGGGTGTTGGCGCTGGAGCTGCTGCGGCACGAGCCGGCGCAGGTGCGGCGCTTCGACGCGAGCCAGTTCGGCCTGCTCACGGCGCACGTCTATCCACGGGGCACGTGGGAGCGGCTGGAGCTGTGCAATGACTGGCACGTGTGGTTGTTCCTCTTCGACGACGAGGTCGACGAGCTGGCGGAGGTGGGGCAGCGGCCGGCGTACCTGAAGGCGTACGTGGACGCGTGTCTCGAGGTGTGGCGCGGTGGCGCGTTGAGGGCCCAGGCCACGCCGCTCGAGCGCTTCTCGTGGGAGTTGCGCCAGCGCATGAGCCGCCTGGCGAGCGAGCTGTGGATGGAGCGCTTCGTGCGCGACGTGGAGGACTACCTGCACCGGGGCGCGCTCCCGGCGGCGCGCCACTGGACGGAGGGCACGGTGCCGGACCTCGAGTCCTATATCGAGCAGCGTGCCCTGGACTCGGCGGTGTACACGGCGGAGGACCTGGTGGAGTTCGCCGAGCCGGGACAGGAACTGCCCGAGGAGCTGTTCCGCCTGCCGCTGGTGCAGCGGCTGCGGCTGCTGTGCACCCGGGTGGTGGCGTTGACCAATGATCTCTTCTCCTTCGAGAAGGAGGTCCTCTGGCACCGCAACCCGAACAACTTCGTCCACGTCCTGCGGGTGAGCCGGGGGCTGGAGCTGCGCGAGGCCATCTCCACGGCGATCGACATCATCAACGCGGACACGGACGCGTTCATCGCGTGCGAGGAGCTGCTTCAGGCGTCCCGTTTGGCGGACCCCCGGCTGCTCGGGTACGTGGAGGGCCTGAAGGCGTGGATCCGCGGCAACGTGCACTGGTCGCTGGTGACGGGGCGCTACAGCTCGCCCACCTCGCCGTTTCCGGAGCTGCGCCGCCAGGCGTCCCCGTGA
- a CDS encoding thioredoxin family protein, translated as MAHPVSYDATPQTFDALVLEPRDELVVVDFWGPGCPNCDIYAAAEPSLLSELEGARMRVVKVNAYEHEELARRFGLYGIPTFLLFRNGERIGKMSQYYGREYWLGVIRDHLPPA; from the coding sequence ATGGCACATCCCGTGAGCTACGACGCGACGCCGCAAACCTTCGATGCCCTGGTGCTGGAGCCCCGGGACGAGCTGGTCGTGGTGGACTTCTGGGGGCCCGGCTGCCCCAACTGCGACATCTACGCCGCCGCCGAGCCCTCGCTGCTGTCCGAGCTGGAGGGCGCGCGCATGCGCGTGGTCAAGGTGAACGCGTACGAGCACGAGGAGCTCGCGCGGCGCTTCGGCCTGTATGGCATCCCCACCTTCCTCCTGTTCCGCAACGGCGAGCGGATCGGAAAGATGAGCCAATACTACGGGCGCGAGTACTGGCTCGGCGTCATCCGCGATCACCTGCCCCCGGCCTGA
- the atpG gene encoding ATP synthase F1 subunit gamma: MASLRDIRKRIRSVKNTRQITKAMKMVAAAKLRKAQDAITAARPYAQMLDQIISDLVARSQGEELAHPLLTSRPERRVEVLLLTSDRGLAGGFNSNVIRRASRFLYEKGNGVEIEISTVGRKGNDFFRQRGQKMRKDFGHLSQKPEYAQAAQVAEEMSARFLRGEVDAVYVIYNEFLSAINQKVTVSQLLPLQTLTAGAATTASEAPAATTALVDFKYEPGRQDVLDRLVPQAVAIKLYRSLLESIASEHGARMSAMENATSNATDMIASLSLTYNRTRQAVITNELMEIVSGAEALK, encoded by the coding sequence ATGGCGTCCCTTCGCGACATCCGCAAGCGCATCCGCTCGGTGAAGAACACGCGGCAGATCACCAAGGCGATGAAGATGGTCGCCGCCGCCAAGCTCCGCAAGGCGCAGGACGCGATCACCGCGGCTCGCCCCTACGCGCAGATGCTCGACCAGATCATCTCCGACCTGGTGGCGCGCTCCCAGGGCGAGGAGCTGGCGCATCCGCTGCTCACCTCGCGCCCCGAGCGCCGGGTGGAGGTGCTGCTGCTCACCTCGGACCGCGGCCTCGCCGGCGGCTTCAACTCCAACGTCATCCGGCGCGCCAGCCGCTTCCTGTACGAGAAGGGCAACGGCGTGGAGATTGAAATCTCCACCGTGGGCCGCAAGGGCAACGACTTCTTCCGCCAGCGCGGCCAGAAGATGCGCAAGGACTTCGGCCACCTGTCCCAGAAGCCCGAGTACGCCCAGGCCGCCCAGGTCGCCGAGGAGATGAGCGCGCGCTTCCTGCGGGGCGAGGTGGATGCCGTCTACGTCATCTACAACGAGTTCCTCTCCGCCATTAACCAGAAGGTGACGGTCTCCCAGCTGCTGCCCCTGCAGACGCTGACGGCCGGTGCCGCCACCACGGCCTCCGAGGCCCCCGCGGCCACGACCGCCCTGGTGGACTTCAAGTACGAGCCGGGCCGCCAGGACGTGTTGGATCGGCTGGTGCCCCAGGCCGTGGCGATCAAGCTCTACCGCTCGCTGCTGGAGAGCATCGCCAGCGAGCACGGCGCGCGCATGTCGGCGATGGAGAACGCCACCAGCAACGCGACGGACATGATCGCCAGCCTCTCGCTGACCTACAACCGCACCCGCCAGGCCGTCATCACCAACGAGCTGATGGAGATCGTGTCGGGCGCGGAGGCGTTGAAGTAG